The Theobroma cacao cultivar B97-61/B2 chromosome 2, Criollo_cocoa_genome_V2, whole genome shotgun sequence genome includes the window aattattaaaatattaatatttaagttataaattataaatattttaaataattaattataataataattaaatttaataaattattaatgattaaattataaataaaatattaatattaaattattaatattttaattaaattctagattattaatatttaaaaagcctaataaaaataaatagtcatataaataacaaaagatatttttgtttttttattttttattttaaaattattattatcaactaaatattataataaattataataattatttttattctatttcatttgtcatacttaataaaataataattattttattttatttttatctcattttattatcaaataattattatttattttatttttatttattttgtcaacCAAACGTAATCTAAAGGGCTCACCGACCGCAAAGCAATGCCAATACCAACGTAGGCTTTGATGGGTGCGGTGCATCTCATCACCTATCCTAGACCGACCTTTGCATGGCCGGGACCTTGTTAGCATGGAGGTCATACTCGTAGGAGAGAAAGAGACAGCAGATTTTCCAAATTAGTCCAAGTATGATTGTGACGTGTCACTCTTAAGTTTTACATATACCGACATTTCTCTCGTGTCGTTTTCTGATAAGGAAATCAATTTGGTTCCTTAAAGGTTTCATTTGGGAAAATTGTCTTTCAACCAATAAGCTAGTTTTTTGTTTGGTACATGTGAACTGGTTTCATGATTAAAGATCATTTAAACTATCAAAGGTTTGATGTAATCTCCGAACTAAACCAAGTTGTTCACTCCATTATGTTGTTACAAACCAAGGTTTCCATTTCAGCACACAGAGTGCATCATGCATGCTTAATTAACCATCCCAGTTTCCAGTTGCCATTTCTTCCCAGGAAAGCTCTGAATCTATATTTGGAGTCTAGGCAGAATCCCCACTGTTTTTAACACAGTTCGATGCTGTTTTGTCCTTTCATACGTCTCTCTGCTTCTGAACAGTACTGTTTCAGAAACCAACCAGCTCAGAAAAGCAAAAGAGATAAAAACCCAACTTTGTCTTGCATGCATTTTCATGCTCTTCTTGTTTGAGCGGACACTGGTCCCCTCCTTCCTGAACCCCTAAGTAATCCTACAACCTTAACCACTCTCTCCAACAATAAATCCCTCAACCACCACTCTCTTTAACCATCTCTGGCAATACATTAAATGAAAAAGTAATAATTATCAGCAATTATTAGTAGTAACACCAGTACCAATAAACCCAAAAGGAGTCTGCGGGGAAGAATCACAAGGGCTGGCAAAGTAGAGCCGTGTAAAGGGCCACTCTTCCTTTCGCTTTCAGCAGTCAAAGCCCCTTCAGTTTCTACTTTCTACTGCTTTTGATCTTGTTATTATTGTCATTACTGTTATTACTTTCTTGGCTTTGAGAACTGTGCTTACATCTTTTGTGTTCTTTCTGCTCTGCTATATTACTTACCTAAAACACACAAGGAAGGAAAGTGCTCAACTTATTCCTTTGCTTCTAATGCTCtctccattttccttttcctttttcaattaaCCATCTTTTTGTACTTTTCCCTCTCAACATTATCGAACAAGCTTTCTCCAAGGCACACAAGTGGCTTTCGAAGGGGTCCCATACTGGTACTCAAGACCTTTGCAGCTATGTTGATGGCTTGAATGCCctttttcccttcttcttCTGTCTCTCTTCTTTACCTTGTTTTGGCACTGGAAACTCCTGGAACTTTCGAAAGCCTTGagcttttcattttaaaaaggccttgtcttcttttttaaGCTTGTAGTAACATctatatctttcttccttgcTCTTTTTCAATGACCAACACGTTGCGGTTCGTTTAAGCCTATCTATATTTGTTTTTCGCTTCCTGAGGTTGAAAAGATTGTGCTTTTAACGGTATCCAGTCATGGGGATGCTTATCAGAAGCAATCATTTAACTTTGGCTGTCTGCATTTTGTGTTTGGGTGTTTGGTGCTGTGGCCAAGCAGACAGTGAAGCAGCTCCCATGGAGAAAGCTGAGCAAACTGCTCTGTACTCTGCCGTACAAGGCTTTGTAGGTAATTGGTGGAATGGCTCAGATCTCTATCCAGATCCTTGTGGTTGGACTCCTATACAGGTAATACTTTTTAGTTTTAACCTTTCTTGATAGAATTTACTGTTTCAGAGCTAGTTTCCCATTTACGAATTAccccttctctttttttctccttcaTTGATTGTGCTTGAGATGAAGTTTTGTTTGCACTTCCAAGTTTTTTCATTCAAGAATATTTATAAGCATACATTTTTGTATAGGCAGATATACATTCGGGTATCTTATTTAATGATCTCTTTGTTATAGCAGTTTCCTTTATGTGTGAACCGAAATGATTACTTTAGGCATAACAGTTAAAATGTAGCACGGGGGATGTTTCTCCATTCTGGTTGAAGAATCTGCGATGACATGGTATGTTGTATCAACCCATTACCATTCAAGAGAGCTGGAAAACTCCAGCTTCCACCAGGCTGTTGGTTGTTCCAAAGAACCACTGTATTTTGCattcaaaagaaaccaaaCAGCATATTGTCACTAGTCAGAGTCAAACCGCATGCAGAAACACTTTCCAGtcaattttttgttatattcttTATATTCTGAAACTATCCTGTACATCACTTACCTTTCAATAAATCGATTTTTGTTGTTAGAAATGATTAGTATTCTTAATTGGTACCATAACCTATGTGACAGATTTGATTAAGTGGTAATATCTTGCTTTGAATTTTAATGCAGGGGGTCTCTTGTGATATCGTTGGTGGCCTATGGTATGTTACTGCTTTGAGCATTGGTCCAGTTCATGACAACTCTCTTGGTTGTGCCACTAATGTGGAATTTAGGCAACAGCTATTCCAGCTTAAGCACCTAAAATCTCTCAgctttttcaattgtttcatCTCACCTGGCAGACATCCAATTACCATCCCTGGTGGTAAATGGGACAAACTTGCTGGCAGCTTAGAGTTATTAGAGTTTCGATCCAACCCAGGTCTCACTGGGCAAGTTCCTACTAGCTTTGGCTACCTAACTAGGCTCCAATCTTTAGTCTTACTAGAAAATGGATTAACAGGAGAATTACCAATAAATATTGGCAACTTAACTAACTTGAATCGACTAGTCCTGGCTGGAAATAGGTTCACTGGTCAAATTCCAGATAGTTTTGGAAGTTTAAAGGAGCTGTTAATCTTGGATTTAAGTAGAAATTCGCTCTCAGGCCATATGCCTTTTGCTCTTGGCGGCCTGACTTCACTCTTGAAGCTTGATTTGAGTAACAATCAACTGGAGGGGAAGCTGCTTGGAGAGATTGCTTATCTGAAGAACTTGACCCTTTTGGATTTGAGAAACAACAGGTTTTCAGGTGGATTAACCCAGTCAATTGTAGAGATGCATTCTTTGGAAGAGTTGGTATTATCTAGCAACCCATTAGGTGGAGATCTTATGAGCCTAGAGTGGCAAAGCTTGCAAAATCTGGTCATTTTGGATCTCTCTAATGTGGGCTTGACAGGTGATATTCCTGAGTCCCTTTGTGGATTGAAGATGGTGAGATTTCTGGGTCTTGGTGACAACAATCTCACAGGCGATCTCCCATCAAAGCTAGCATCTCTGCCTAGTCTTAGAGCGCTTTATCTAAATGGGAACAATCTGACAGGAGTGCTTAAATTCTCTGAAGAGTTTTATGGGAAAATGGGGAGGCGCTTTGGGGCTTGGAATAACCCAAATCTCTGCTACCCAGTTGGGTTAATGACAGCAACTAATGTTCCATATGGAGTAAAGCCATGCCAAGGAGGTGTCACTTTGCTTGAGCCCAATTCCAGGGCACAGTTGGGGGATGGGAATTTGAATCAGAATTCCCATTTTATTGCCTCATCGGGATTCTCAAGCTATGGCATTCATGGGCTTTGGCGGTTTTTCTTGGTAGATACATTGATAACAGTACTACTCTTGAATCTTTTCATATAGGTCCTAATTAGAAAAGAAGATGCTAGGCCTGGTAATTGACCCTTTCACATACAACAGCTAtgttctctttctctctcttgcaACCTAACATCGAGCTAGTATCTTTTCTGTATTACAAatctttcattatccaatatTGCTAAAAATCCCCTAATTACATGCACAGTTTTGTTTTATGCCTTAGTTGTCAAGTAAGGTAAAGTATAGTACTTGTTGAAGAATTAATACTATTTCCTAAAGTTACGAATATACCTTCTCCCTGGACATTTCTGTCATAGTCTTCTACTTGTCAACCTTAACCAGTAATTCTGATTTTGGTTCCTGATGGCCAAACTAAGTAACAGACTGTAAAGGCAGGGAACTTCTGTAAGCAGAagataaatatgaaattagGATCTGGGATccattttttgattttttagttGGATTTCCAATGCATGGCAGTTATGACTTTAATACATTGAAAGTGAAGTATGGCTGTATGGGGATAACGGAGGCTTGTAGGCTGTGACCTGCAACTGATCAGCTGCAACAAGGTCAGTACTTTCGTTGGACTTGTAGCCTGTAAACAATGCAGTGGTCTGTGGCTCTTATGTTTAaagatgataatgatgatGAGATGAGAACTGCGACCGGTTACAtcttataataaaaaaagtcaGACAAATGGCCAGCTGAGCTCTCTTGGATCTAGGTTGCTTTCTTCTATTGTTCATAGGGCATTCTGAAGCTGACCCAAATTGGATGTTCCTTCACTTGTTTTAGTTCCTTGGACTGATCCCCATGAGAATTCTGTTCTGTTCTGATCTGTTTGAAGACTCTTTCATCTAATCTAAGCCTCTTATTTTCATTCATACACTTCACTTCACATTCAAATCATaagtaaaatttcaatttactGATTGTGTACAGAATTTAGGATTAAGGGTAGAGATTCAAACCTTGCATGAGCAGTATTgggcaaagaaaaaaaaaagcgtTGTGCATGACTACGTGTAGCAGTTGCCCCAATGCTAAACTGCAGGGAGTTTGTAGATGGGTTTGCATGAGGTAACTTATGTTGTATGGACAAGACTGAAGCCCAATATTCCATCAAAGCTCTACAGAAAAGAACAACCTGGTGTCCTTATCCATTGAAGCAGAAAATGGACTGGGCTTGAAGTAGTCCATAGATACATGTAGTCATCAAGTCAGCAGTCATCAGTATTCCAAATTCATTTTCAGATTTACTCAGCAAACATAATAAAGTCAAAACAAATGACtgcaaatgtattttaatccaagaaataaaaaaaaaaaagaaagcataatTGTCTGTGTCTGTAGTATTGACAATATGCTGTGACGAAATATATCAATTTTTCTTGGAGCGGTGGTCTGTAGTCGGCTGAGCCTCCTTCCTCATTGAACAAACTAATTTGGGTGTACCAAAATTTGAACAAGTCAGAAGCAAAGAAAAGTAGAACTTTCCTTTTACACGCTTTGTCCACCGGGGTCAGAAGAGTTGACTCTTAAACCTTGCACGCACATGACTTTTGCCTCAGTTCTGATGTCATTAATTCAACTACAACAACATTCATTCACCTTACGCCAGCCTCTCTTATTTGTTACTACATTTTTTGCTATTGGGATTGGGAGGGGGTAAACTATATATAAAGAACCTGTGCTTTTGTTGTTGTAATTGTTTTTGCTGTGCTTTGTTCTTGATGCTGAATTAACTGTTGTTCGTACAAGGGTTGTGTTTAGCCACCATGGAATCACAACCTCATGCTGGTGCGGTGCTACATTTCTCTTTTGGGGGCCCATTGGCGTGAGTATGGAAGAACAGAGAATGAAAGAAATGTCTTCAACGCGTGCTGCAGATGttactttttctttatgtttattttggttttgcCAATTATGGTATACAACAGGTTGAATCGAATCGGTTTAGGATATATTAAGGTTTCCTTTGACTACACTTTGTAATCCACtctatatatagtaaatatgtAACAATCCAAGTTCAATCACTGATCCAGCAGCAATTTGGGTCTAAATCACGTGACCCTCAAAAGCTTTAACTCAAGTTGCTAGTAGGAGTGAACTTGAATTGTTATATAGATCTTAACAATTACATTCTCATTAGATATGGGATGTTGGATATCACAATCTCACACAATACCACTCACTCCAATCCTTAATGTCCTCATCAAGGCCTCATATTCATGAGATCAAGATCTCACTAGAGCAATATGAAAGCTTATATCGGACTGGCgcaggctctgataccatttgTAACAATACAAGTCCAACCACTGACCCAACagttttttaagtttaaaccACGTGACCCTCAAAAGTTTAAGCTTAAGTTACTAGTAGTGGTTGGACTTGAATCGTTACAAAATGCTTATTGAGATAATTTTTCTTGACATCAGAActagttttcttttattgtgtgTTGAATTGATCtctactttaaatttttataaagaattTCTCTAAAAGACATATCTCTTTCATTACTGATTATTCAGTTAAGTAATTTATGTTTTCAATTGTAATTATTCAAGACATATCTTTTGAACCTCAATAGATGATACTATATATTGACAAACCCTTGATGACAGCAAAATATATTGAGACATTTCAGATTTTGCAGTGCTGCAGATTTCTTTAtgtttagtcgactaaccttCATTATTTGCCACTATATATTTTCCACttaattatctttttgttcctttctttctctttatgTTGAGATCCCATGAGAAGCTTACTGACTAGCATTGccttttgtttaatttttttttttcgcaTTGCATGTGAGAGAAAGCACAGAATGTGGAACCTGTCTTGGTTTCAAGCCCAAGCCTCCCCTAAATGTTGCAACAGGTATTGAAATTCTAAAGCAAAATCTTGAAAGCTCTactcttaattttaattatgtgcATTAGATTTTAGCTTTATCATAACAATCTTGGACATACGCCTCAAATAGGCATAATAATCTGACTATCTACCAATATTTCAAAGGCTGTCACATCCGATTACATACTTGTGGTTGTTGATTTTCTTCCCCATTGAATCCCTAAGGCTTAGAATAGCATCAAACTACAGCTTACATTTGTGGCAAGCAATTCCTCATTTATGTTGGTATCCTGAACTAGGGACatgttaattaattagctGCTCCCAAGGGTAAAAGATCAAACCAGTAACAGCTGTTACTGCTCTGCCCTCGCACCTCGCCCCCTCAATCCTCAATCAATGTAGATTTACATGTTTAACACGAGGATTGAGGACTATAAGGTACTGCTACCTCGTGTTACTTCACTTTTTCCATTACTCCTCATCTATAGGTGCCACACACCTACGGATGACCATAGCAGTTATTTCAACGTAAAGAAATTTCTCTACAAACTTGAACTTGTTCATATTTGGTTTTACGTATTGTTACAcgagttttaaaaaaaaaaaacaaaaatcaaataattatttagtGTTATTGTTGTCGATGTTGATTATAGTACTATTCTTTTCGattctttaaattaaaaacttttaaaaataagaagaGTGTTATTAACATTAGAAATTGAAAATAGTTGTACTGGCAACCAAGAATCGCATGTTTTCTCCTTTAATAAATGCAGTCCAAGGTCCCTTTAGGAGATATGAGAAACAGGCATGAGAAAACTGCCTTGTAGTCTTGACACAGATATGGCTAAGCTGACAAGGACCAGAAAGTGCCACAACTTGAAGCATGAGTTGGCTGAATGGACCTTCAAGAAGTAGTCCATCCTCGATCTGGGTTCAGCCAGGGTTGGTGAAATGGACGATCATATGGTGAATTAGCGAAGCAACAACCGCAAGGCCGACAAATGggaagaaattaaaagaagaaaaaaaatctttagtTATGGGATCGGTTTTCTTTCACAGCAAGGTCGTGCCATATGGCAAAGAATTCTTTCAAGTGTCAACATAACATAAGGCATCGTGTATTGCATGCTTGGGCAAATGCATCACCATATCTCAAAGTCTCAAGAAAAAACCCACAAAAGTTGACAAAATTAGGAGTTTTTAAGTGCACCCCAAGAAGAGTCTGCTAATACACtctttttaaatgaaaaacttaataaaagaAGCCTTGATCCCCGGTTTTAGCCTCTCTCTCTCAGTGGTGAATGTCGGTCTCATTGGGTCGTCAATTTCCTAATATTTGCCTAATTTTGCGTCCGGGGTTAAGGTTAATCCAACGGTCGTGATCATGCCAATCACGTTGACATTTGACAATTGACACAGGACAATCTCATCTTGAAATGGGGTACCTACCCCACTTGGCCATTCGCCACATGTTCAACACCCCGAGGCTAGTTCAAAGTCTTGACACGGATCTTTCATTAGTTTACTTTAACATGGTCTTATGCCCTGAATGACATGGTCAAGTTCACATAGTTGCACTTCACGAGTTCCTGTTGCGCACCGCAGCTCGATTTGGGATGCTGAGGATGCTTACTCATGGAGGAgactttctttgatttttaacaGAGTAATTGGAAACTCAAGAAGACAAGAAACCATTACTATCTGGGAATTGTATGCCAATTACACATGTCTTATCAATGTCAGCTTCCCCGTCAGGTCTTGATTTCTTGTAAGAGCTTCCCACGCAAGAGATCCCCACCCCACTTGCATTCATTTTTCGCCTTCATTTTCGTCTTTGATCAACTACAAATTTTCCTCCATAATTGCAAAAGATATAATAAATTGAATTCAGGGTCAGAATTGTTAGAATTTCAGCAAATCCATTCCATCCATCCAACGAATTTTCaagtagaaaattttcaatgtgttttttctaatattttccTTTGACTGTccattatcatcatcatcatcaccatcatGAGGTTAAGAATCTCCTGATCGGCTGACCCTCATGGCCCAATCTACTCTAAATGGCTAAACACAGTACCGGAACGACACCACCGACCTTTCccctcctttctttttctcatgtGCTGTAAAACTAGTTCCCGTTATACAAGCTTTGAAGGGTCTGTTTCAGAAACATTGGATATCAAGTGCTCATAGTAATCgctcttctaatttttttttatcattattacttgaattaatttcataattaaaagtgATAGAGAAAGCAATCGGCACAGTGTTTGTGGTTCTCCTTTCACTATCATAAGTAAGAGGGCAAAGGCAGGGTGCCATTGAATTCTGGATTCAGACGCCTCCATCACGTACTCTTCATGGGAGTTGGCATGAACAGTGCCCCCCTAAACCATTGAATTCATTGTCTTTCCCCACATCAAATCACAAATCTTTTCCTTGGGgttcttgatttttttgtgaatataaacaaaaatatacaCAGTTACAAACAAGTAAAAGATGAAAGTCATCTGATGCCATGCAGataaaattcatcaccaatATC containing:
- the LOC18610560 gene encoding piriformospora indica-insensitive protein 2, producing MGMLIRSNHLTLAVCILCLGVWCCGQADSEAAPMEKAEQTALYSAVQGFVGNWWNGSDLYPDPCGWTPIQGVSCDIVGGLWYVTALSIGPVHDNSLGCATNVEFRQQLFQLKHLKSLSFFNCFISPGRHPITIPGGKWDKLAGSLELLEFRSNPGLTGQVPTSFGYLTRLQSLVLLENGLTGELPINIGNLTNLNRLVLAGNRFTGQIPDSFGSLKELLILDLSRNSLSGHMPFALGGLTSLLKLDLSNNQLEGKLLGEIAYLKNLTLLDLRNNRFSGGLTQSIVEMHSLEELVLSSNPLGGDLMSLEWQSLQNLVILDLSNVGLTGDIPESLCGLKMVRFLGLGDNNLTGDLPSKLASLPSLRALYLNGNNLTGVLKFSEEFYGKMGRRFGAWNNPNLCYPVGLMTATNVPYGVKPCQGGVTLLEPNSRAQLGDGNLNQNSHFIASSGFSSYGIHGLWRFFLVDTLITVLLLNLFI